The stretch of DNA AGTACaacactgacttgctatgcccctactcttcagggcgcagcctctggTCTTCAGGCcatggtcttctaaagatcccaaaaacttgttttaaaacctgtggtagacctggcattccaggctatagctcccagactctggaacaatttgtaCCAGTCCCTCCGTGAAATAAAATCACATACTTACTGCCAAAagtgattcaaagtaatattttgacattgacACCTCGCATCTGTGCATAATTTACTAGAATACCTTTGGGAGTATTACATATTTCAACATAAAGTACCGAATGTTTACTCATTGACATATCCTTCTAAAAAGCTCAAATCTACCCAAACGAGTTGTTACCAAAAATGGATTAATCCTAATATTTTGACGTTGACACATTCTTTCAAGGATTTGTAAACATGCCTGCTAATTTTTGCAGATTGCTCTGACTCCTTGTTGAGCGGCATGAAGGGATACCAGCTAACGGAAAACGACCTGGACTTTATAAAGACGCTGAAAGTGGACAAACGAACAAAGCATCTGCAGGTGGGTTTTTAAGTGAAGCGATGCACTTGAACAAGCTCGGGTGCATATACCCAACAGGATGCTCCTCAGGGACAACTGAAGGCGTTGCAGAGGGAGGTGATCAGCGAGAAGATGGTCTTGGATCTCACGCTGGCCTCCAGAGAGAAAGCACGAGCTGAACTCGAGAAGGTAAAAATGGAAATATCTGCAAGCTACTCATGAAAAATGTCAGTAGAATGGCCAGACTAGCTTTTGCTAGTAAGAAGTCTGCACAGTGACTCAAAGCAGGGGCCTCGGAATTGGGGACAGGGGGccagacattcacactcacattcacacacaaaggacaatttagtgttaccaatcaacctatccccaggtgcatgtttttggaggtgggagaaagccggagtactcggagggaacccatgcagtcaaaagggagaatatgcaaactccacacagaaagatctcgagcccgggattgaactcaggactactcaggatcttcgtattgtggttttgggttttgtaaattggaTAGTATGCGATGCATTCTCAATGTGAACGCTCCTGTGCTCAGGTCGGATTCAGCCCACCAGAACGCCATCAAAAAGTGATCAGAGTAATAATTAATTGCCAAAAATACATGGTTACAAATAAAATAGTTGACGACGGAGCAGAGAACAGGtgaataaaatgttttaggaactcccgTGAAAGTTTTACCACGCCCGTCTCAAGACTGCTCGCCCACGCTCTTCAAGCAGACGTCGAAGAAAAAATATCCCGTAGAACTGCCAGAGCCTAAATAgttgtcctcttccttcttaatcttccaCGTGCAATAATTTGGTtctgaaaatgttgactttgattgcacaaaatccttaaaactgccacaaatgcgccagtgcTAAGACGGACTAGAGTGGAAGCCATGtctgtaaacactgcagtgcagGCGACGTCATGTCATGTTCGCATGCGGGtcggattgcattcacattagaaatcacaatttatttttttgttacaagattcaagatgctttattattgtccattctttaacatgtacaagacacataagaactgaaatttcattttcggcacagtcccactaagggcagacatacgttacagggagacaagacggcaCCGCCAACGGATCAAGCCACtaacggcgctccttaaaaaaggtgggaaaaaggtgatattgggaaagggggaaagagtaaaaaaatatcagtctaaggctggaccctcgggaggggttcCAGACTGAGtcaaagggaaaaaaaacctcacatagcatagcacacataaacatgttagatataatcacaacaactcgcaacagaggaacGACCACTAAAAAGAtcaaatttgacaaaaaaatctgaattggacattgtcatgatccgtggtccggatcatgttttgtgttttctgtttgttttggactccttcagttcctgtttgtgcacctcctgagtttagtcaccatggttacttatgattttaacCTGCCTCTGTTGTTTGTAATCAAGAGAAACTATTTAAGCCTACCTTTGCtgatcactcgtcctggcttctttgtttgcgtcacgctcCTGTTAAGTAAGTGTTGCTTGTCTTTAGTCTGTGCTAagcagtagccttagcttcaagtgcgatcggcaccttgttccgtcggtttgttttctgttttgtacctcgttgagtgtttatttttttaagaattaaatgatgttcctacccgcaagtcctgtccggagtcgtccgtttgcatcctgggagaacaaacctcgcagtaagctgcaaccccacCGTGACAGACATCCAACACTGCAGTGCAAACGTAACCTTAATCTTGTGTGTGGGGGCCCAAACAAGAAATATAGTCAATGGACACCTTTTTTATTGTAGTCTGCATCAAAATGTAATGTACGGTACATGTGCAATTCTCGTTAcagtaaacaaataataaaacgaTTACTCATTAAATGATAAAACATAACAAAGTCAAAATGCTCAAATGTCTTTGTTTCTTTTAATGTCACCCATTAGTTCCGATCATGcttagaatttctaggcgcagtgaaggcgttgaggggatccggtttggtggctgcaggattaggtctctgctttttgcagatgatgtggtcctgatggcttcatctggccaggatcttcagctctcactggatcagttctcagccgagtgtgaagcgactgggatgagaatcagcacctccaagtccgagtccatggttctcgcacagaaaagggtggagtgccatctccgggttggggaggagaccctgccccaagtggaggagttcaagtacctaggagtcttgttcacgagtgagggaaaagtggatcgtgagatcgacaggcggatcggtgtggcgtcttcagtaatgcggacgctgtatcgatccgttgtggtgaagaaggagctgagccggaaggcaaagctctcaatttaccggtcgatctacgttcccatcctcacctatggtcatgagctttgggttatgaccgagaggacaagatcacgggtacaagcggccgaaatgagtttcctccgccgggtggcggggttctcccttagagatagggtgagaagctctgccatctggggggagctcaaagtaaagccactgctcctccacatggagaggagccagatgaggtggttcgggcatctggtcaggatgccacccgaacgtccaaccggtaggaggccacggggaagacccaggacacgttgggaagactatgtctcccggctggcctgggaacgcctcgggatcccccgggaggagctggacgaagtggctggggagaggaaggtctgggcttccctgcttaggctgcttcccccgcgacccgaccttggataagcggaagaagatggatggaaggatggatggatttctcATTTAATGATAAAACATAACAAAGTCAAAATGCTCAAATGTCTTTGTTTCTTTTAATGTCACCCATTAGTTCCCATCATGCTTAGAGGGTGCCAAACTTCTAACGCTGGTGCTGCAAGTCGCTTTGCCTTCGGACCAAGTGTCTGAGCTGCTGCACGCCAAGTCTGTGCTGGCCATGGTGACTAGGGAAGACGTGGATAAGGCGGTGAGCGAGAAGAAACGTGCGGTCGCTCACATGGAGAAGACGGCGGCTCGTCAGTATGTGCAGAATCTGCTCTCCTATATGTTGTAAAAGTGTGTTGTCTCTCAAAATGGTGTGTTTCAGGAGAGAGGACACTGAGGAGAAAGGACAGCTAGAAAAGCAACTTGTCAGTGATCAGGCGAGGGAGGACCCGACATGAACAGAACTGCAGGAAAACGAGACATTTTTATGTGTAACTCTTGTTTGTTTCTAGCTGGTGATCCAGCGGCTTATGAGTGAGATGTCTGATCTCAAAACTAAACTGGCTGCGCAAGAGGTAAGATTTTGGCAAGCACTTTGAATTTGCTTTCCTTTTCCGCTTTTTTCCACTCGAGTTACCTTATGCAtgtattttagggctgtcaaattcaaTATGTGCGTTAAATGAATGCTAAATGTGCTATACTTgtatcaggcctggccctaaccaatctggcgccctaggcaagattttaggtggcgcccccccacatcggcagtgaagtgtatatactcacaagaaaccgaatagctttgtctttgaccttttttttacttaaagaaagcaaattaacatattatatgagaatgttatgttatgattatctttaaccgaatcacagcagtgctcaaataaaaaaacagcattccctctcatgtgatattgcttaattaacattaatgatgtgcactttaacaactaggcttacaactatacctagtatataaaggggtggaaaagtgactattacctgcagggcaaacattagctaaccagaaggcaataacaatgtaaacaaaaaacacctgcttaaaagatctcatacaaatgtccctgaggaatgtaaggtgggagtactgtaattacctaacgttacattattattttccataacaatttagccccctccacaatattaacccgacgttaaaacagaactagctatttattgattagcaattgctgaatcatgtaacattagcttaatgctaaaaagccaggtta from Entelurus aequoreus isolate RoL-2023_Sb linkage group LG01, RoL_Eaeq_v1.1, whole genome shotgun sequence encodes:
- the LOC133645619 gene encoding uncharacterized protein LOC133645619 isoform X3, encoding MFKANTPDTKPDCSDSLLSGMKGYQLTENDLDFIKTLKVDKRTKHLQGQLKALQREVISEKMVLDLTLASREKARAELEKFPSCLEGAKLLTLVLQVALPSDQVSELLHAKSVLAMVTREDVDKAVSEKKRAVAHMEKTAARQREDTEEKGQLEKQLVSDQLVIQRLMSEMSDLKTKLAAQEELKCGAGASEAVQAAQGQVKQPDKSKRKPVAPKTSQPADEDKSKPTTKSKKTSAKSTVEKTKAAPGPQMLKDKSEPVQGTRSRQKPAGPSKDSTLQVKSDKGAGNSKLAEQQEEPPKVVLRRSRRIANRR